The Oncorhynchus mykiss isolate Arlee chromosome 5, USDA_OmykA_1.1, whole genome shotgun sequence DNA window gctctcagagtgatttgtgcataatagacaaaggcggccattgttcctctcgctcctactgaaaagccaattgtcccggttgatatattatcaaatagatatttgaaaaacaccttgaggattgattataaaaaaaacgtttgccatgtttctatcgatattatggatctaattttgaGTTTTTTTTCGGCGTTgttgtgaccgcaatttccggtgaATTTCTCAACAAAACGTGGACAAGAAACTgaggtatttcggctataaaaataatctttatggaacaaaaggaacatttgctgtctaactgggagcctcgtgagtgaaaacatccgaagctcatcaaaggtaaacgatttcatttgattgcttttctgattttcgtgaccaagcttcctgctgctagctggacataatactatgctaggctatcgataaacttacacaaacacttgctttggctgtaaagcatcatctgagatgacagggtgattaacaaaaggctaagctgtgtttcactatatttcacttgtgatttcatgaatcggaatattttctagtaatattttttgaccgttgcactatgctaattagtgtagttgatgacaattctcccggatccgggatgggtagttctaagaggtgtctctcctctctggggaggcaGCCACggtgcatcctttatttaaaggggagataaagttgatcctaactgttatatactgaagaatgcccctctccccacaggtgtgattactacctctgagggtttagagcttgaggtagtcacctcatacaagtacttgggagtatggcttgacggtacactgtccttctcacagcacatatcaaagctgcagcctaaggttaaatctagacttggtttcctctattatAATCGCGCatctttcaccccagctgtcaaattaaccctgattcagatgaccatcctacccatgctagattagggagatgtaatttatagatcggcaggtaagggtgctctcgagcggctagatgttctttatcattcggccatcagatttgccaccaatgctccttataggacacatcactgcattctatactctgtaaactggtcatctctgtgtacACGTTGcaaagacccactggttgatgcttatttataaaaccctcttaggcctcactccccctatatGAGATACCTACTGTAGCCCCCAtcccccacatacaacacccgttctgccagtcatattctgttaaaggtccccaaagcacacacatccctgggttgctcctcttttcagtttgctgcagctagtgactggaacgagctgcgaAAAAAACACTCATACTGGACCGTtttatctcttcattcaaagactcaatcatggacactcttactgacagttgtgggtGCTTCacgtgatgtgttgttgtctctatcttcttgccctttgtgctgttgtctgtgcccaatactGTTTGTactatgttttgtgctgctaccaagttgtggtcatgttgtgttgctaccatgctgtgttttcatgtgttgctgccatgctatgttgttgtattaggtttctctttatgtagtgttatggtgtgtctcttgtcgtgatatgttttgtcctatattttatatttaatcccagcccccgtcccagCCCCCgccttttgccttctggtaggccatcattgtgaataataatttgttcttaactgatttgcctagttaaataaatacaattctaATGTACCTCTATGGCAGCACCAAAGGGGCTTGCATTTTCGAGCGAcagagtgacagaacactgagccactcacggcgcaactagagaacattaccaacccctacgctccgtattttccgctggctgccccaccaccaccaccaccaccacagagagCACGgatctaggctgaaacacctgtattttggacctgctttactcaagaaagcaaaaaagagaccatgtttgtatggaggctttattaactcaatataatattttttgtattttttttttttacattgttttcaaactgatgtgtgacacatattaatggcAAAATAACATGAAAAACAGGCAACCTCCCCCCAAAATAATTGGCCTAAATGTGGGGCCCCGCCCCATCTGgcctgaatgacgggtcaccacTATGAGTAGCTATGGGTGACTTTTGCTAGGTGGGAAGGAAGGGAGCACGCCACGGCTGACTGAGTGAATCATGCAGCTCTGGCGCTGGCCATGCTGATGGCTTGGGGCAGAGGAGGCATTAGTATTCTGAGTCTGACTATAGACTCCAGAATTAGCATGAGGCTTCATAGTAGCATTGGGCTGCTTATCTGTTCTAGTATCATCATAACCCATTTAATGCTCTCCTTTCCTCCTGTTTCAGATGTTTCCTTCAGAGCATGGAGACTCTTTCAGTAATAACATCAACTGCTGAGCTGAGATAATGAACAGGACATCCAGCCTATCAGGGGACACCCTGATCGCGTGTCACTTCCCCCTGGTGCAGCTCCCCCCCTGGCAGCTTCCTGTGCAGGCTGCTCTGTGCAGCAGCTCTTCCAAGCGGCCTGGTCGACTGTGCTCCAGCTCCGTGGGTCTGACCCGCGCTGCCTCCCTCCCCGAGCAAGGCAACCTCCACAGAGAGCCCTTCCACAACCGCCTTAGACATATCTCCTCCAGCTACTGGAGCCTCAACGAGGACTGGGGCGAGGGGGACGGGGAGGGGGGCAGTGACAGCAGTGGGAAGTGTGACTCTGGATCATCATCAGAGGAGGCGTCACAGATGACAATCTCTCAAAGACATAAACAACACCCTGTAGTTAGAGGTACTTTACGGCTACACAACTCCTTTCTCCCTAATGAAGGGGtggatgaagatgaggaggaagaagatAGTGATGGAGATAACCTGCACAGATACCATGAGGACTCCTCTTTTGTGCTGCAGTTGCATGGAAACTCTAACTGGGCCCTGAGTAATGCTGGGAGGCAGACCTCCAAACCTTCtagccaatcagccagtcagaaCCATGACAACAGGTGTAAAACTGTGTTGAAGGACTGTGGGGAGCAGGAGAGACTGGAGGATGTTGAAGATAATATGCTAAAATGTGGTGATGAGAGCTACTGCTTCAGCTATGGCCAAACAAAATGTTTCCCTGAGTCTTTCTCTGATGGTCTTCTAGAGTACGTCACAGACTCCTCCTGCAACAGCTCAGATGGGGTTCTCGTCAACTTTAGTGCGATCTACAACAAGAGCAACAACCCTGCCACCCCAAACGACCTCAGCATTCCTGCAATGCAGTCATCCCAGCCAGCAGAAGGCACTATCGTCCTAAACCTGCAACCTTTCCCCCAGGAGCCCCAGGGTCCTCAAGCTGCTGGCCCCAGTCAGGAGGGCAGAACAACCTCCTTTCCTCTTGACGGGGGGCCTTCTGTCCCCTGCTGGTCACCACAGGCGCTGGACTCCAACTGTAATGTCTACCTTCCCGACGCCCAcggcctcctgtcctctctggaGGTCTCTGACCTCACTTCCTGTCTCCAGAGCCAGGCCAGGCTGCTGCCCACAGGGACCACCCAGAAGTACTACAAGCTGGTGACCTGTGACTTGTCATCCCAATCAGCCTCGCCCAGCCCAGCCTGGTCCAGCACCACCAGCGTCACCTCAGAGGGCCACTACTTCctcttcagtaaggcccgggGAGAGCAGAGCCAGGAGGAGAAACAGGTTGGCATACCACAATGACTTACAgtatgtttaaaaaaatgcaCAACTTTTGAATTTCTTCTTCAGGTTTTGACTAATTTGTAAGATGTATGATGAGCAGAATGACTTTCATAGCAGTTGACTTTCCTGTCAACTAATCAAAGTTGTATCTGTTTCTCCATGGCCAGCAGGAAGAAGGCTTAGACAAAGAAGGGAGGAGAGCTACCCCATTGCACCATCCTCGCTGTTTGAGCTGGGACTCCCAGCATGTCACCTCCTTTGCTGAGATTGCCTACTGtaagagacatacagacagctGCCAGAGCTCCAGCCACTCCCACACCTCCCAGGATCTGTGTCCCATTCAAGAGGCAGTTTCCCTGGGCCAGAGTAGCAGCCACTCCCCCCTACTCCTGAGTCCCAACCAAGGCAGTATCACTGTGTCCAACCACCCTTCTGTGTCACCGAACCATGAGACGGAGGAGGAGGGTAAGAAAAATAGCCAGTTGGTACATGAGTAATTACGATTCAGCTGATCTACCCTTGTTTTTTCCTTATCTTTAAAACTTttaatcccctctccctctctccctgtcaggGGCATGTTCATGGGCCACTCCTGTGGTTCGCTACAGTAAGGCTCAGAGGCCCACCTCCCTGCCCATCCAGCCCTTCATCCTGCTTCCCCCAGCGGGTAAACCTCAGAGCCAGCCCCTGGGCTCCCTGCTGGACCAGTACATCAGCCACAAGAACACCAAGCCCAGCTTCAGCTCCCAGCCAGGGTCCAAGTGCATAGGCAAAGGCAACAGACTCCTGACCCACCTGCATCCCTCACCGCTAGGCAGCTATGGAGCCATCCTCCTGGAAGGCCCCTCCAGCTCTGATACCTGCTCCACCTGCACCCCCAGTCCAGAACGCTTCCAGTCCAGACTCAACTGGACACACTCCAGTCCATACAGGCCCCACACTAACCTTGGTCTCACTTCGGCCAGTCCAAAACAAGCACAAACAAGCACCAAACTAACCCAGGCTTATTCATGCCAggaccagctctatgaagacctAGACCAAATCTACCCCAGCCCAGCTCAGGCCCACAGTAGCCCAAACCAGTCTCATTGTAAAGATTCAATCAAACGGAGCCAAGGCATGGCTCAGATCTGCCAAGATCTCATTCGCCTGTCCCCAGAGCAGAAGAGCCTCAACCCAGTCCTCCTGACCCACAGCCCTCACTGCCCCATCTCCCATGTAGCAACCATGTCACCCTCTGACAGTCACATCCATCATCCAGACTTGCTGGTGTCCTTCTCCCCAGACCCACCCTTACTTCCCCATAAGACAATCCCACTATCCTCAGTCCCTATGACTGGGTCTGCAGCCTCTCATCGTAGCCTGACTGCTGCTCTCTCGTCAGTggcccctctgtcctctctgagcGCCCTTCTGCAGCCCCTGGTGTCTGCAGGGCCCAGTGTAAAGCAGCATCAACAACAGCACTGTGACTCCTTCAGCCTGAGTGACAGTAGGCCACCTGTGGAGTTCTGCCTGTCACCTGAAGCCTCCTACGAGTCTCTGTCCATCAGCCACCtgcagaggagaggtgaggaagagggaggggccTGATCTGTGTATAGGTGATAGAGCATGGAtcaacctggtctcagactaTTTCATATTAttttcaagtcaaatcaaattgtatttgtcaaatgcgccaaatacaacagtgaaatgcttacttaccaacaatgctgttttaagaaaaatatttactaaataaaataaaaaaataaaagaacaacaacaaaataacaataacgaggctatatacagggagtaccggtaccgagtcaatgtgcgggggtacagattAGTCGGGGTAATAATAGGTACagagatagataataaacagccttcttcctggtatagaggtcctggatggcaggaagcttgacaccagtgatgtactgggccgtacacactaccctctgtagctccttgTGGTcgtaggccgagcagttgccataccaggcagtgaaacaagcagtcaggatgctctagatggtgcagctgtagaacttttttgtttttgtttgtgttgttgaattttacccctttttctccccaatttcgtggtatgttgttttagtagctactatcttgtctcatcgctacaactcccgtacgggctcaggagagacgaaggttgaaagtcatgcatcctccgatacacaatccaaccaagcagcactgcttcttaacacagcgcacatccaacccgcaccaatgtgtcggaggaaacactgtgctccggcctgccacaggagtcgctggtgcgtcaaggatatccctaccggccaagccctccctaacccggacaacgctgggtcaattgtgcgtcgCTCCACCGACCTCCCGGTCTCGGCctgttacgacagagcctgggtgcgaacccagaatctctg harbors:
- the LOC110523670 gene encoding iporin; the protein is MNRTSSLSGDTLIACHFPLVQLPPWQLPVQAALCSSSSKRPGRLCSSSVGLTRAASLPEQGNLHREPFHNRLRHISSSYWSLNEDWGEGDGEGGSDSSGKCDSGSSSEEASQMTISQRHKQHPVVRGTLRLHNSFLPNEGVDEDEEEEDSDGDNLHRYHEDSSFVLQLHGNSNWALSNAGRQTSKPSSQSASQNHDNRCKTVLKDCGEQERLEDVEDNMLKCGDESYCFSYGQTKCFPESFSDGLLEYVTDSSCNSSDGVLVNFSAIYNKSNNPATPNDLSIPAMQSSQPAEGTIVLNLQPFPQEPQGPQAAGPSQEGRTTSFPLDGGPSVPCWSPQALDSNCNVYLPDAHGLLSSLEVSDLTSCLQSQARLLPTGTTQKYYKLVTCDLSSQSASPSPAWSSTTSVTSEGHYFLFSKARGEQSQEEKQQEEGLDKEGRRATPLHHPRCLSWDSQHVTSFAEIAYCKRHTDSCQSSSHSHTSQDLCPIQEAVSLGQSSSHSPLLLSPNQGSITVSNHPSVSPNHETEEEGACSWATPVVRYSKAQRPTSLPIQPFILLPPAGKPQSQPLGSLLDQYISHKNTKPSFSSQPGSKCIGKGNRLLTHLHPSPLGSYGAILLEGPSSSDTCSTCTPSPERFQSRLNWTHSSPYRPHTNLGLTSASPKQAQTSTKLTQAYSCQDQLYEDLDQIYPSPAQAHSSPNQSHCKDSIKRSQGMAQICQDLIRLSPEQKSLNPVLLTHSPHCPISHVATMSPSDSHIHHPDLLVSFSPDPPLLPHKTIPLSSVPMTGSAASHRSLTAALSSVAPLSSLSALLQPLVSAGPSVKQHQQQHCDSFSLSDSRPPVEFCLSPEASYESLSISHLQRRGLLKSVSLAVDLIMAHFGTSRDPVEKIRLGNSSRSPTIGGIVLEHLCPTIQNILQDGLRDHKLDLIIGHRRNHAWNVVEASTQTGPTTQVLHSLLSKVRQCSLLTSHCMRLRAFIMGLLNLRALEFWLNHLYNQKDMVTDHYHLWGFLAMSQGQCQPLFQELLLLLQPLSMLPFDLNLLLEPRLLQNRQLCSEEQAPPCSTFLMTSWPLLRGDRQGAYGSMDGPRDNSRPPGDPHQLVQHLQGSTQGSKVMGHEKWVRHLGKSSRSLWSVTSPGWWQRRPAHAEGGVEYGQIYMDVIHTEPQQGMEGRREGESSQEGRREGTGPETPRMPADPQDESLSQGGLRWAKLFGSGGNPPTRTQRAPQNLNGTQAQKRRPSQWLQLDRSQLGLLAHTVWSGKLPAPQPDQKHQT